One region of Paenibacillus polymyxa M1 genomic DNA includes:
- a CDS encoding ABC transporter permease: MSWLTLGELIHTTLVFATAIIFASLGGVFSEKSGVTNLGLEGLMVFGAFAAGVGGFYAEQAGLGGTSAAWVGVLSAAVFGILVSLIHAVASITFKADQVISGIVINFLAAGSTLYMVKLLFEGDGDTGRIQGFNEISIPYLVDIPIAGKAFFQAYPTTYLAILLVIIGYFTLYKTPFGLRLRSVGEHPGAADTVGIKVNRLRYIGVMISGALAGIGGATITLTTTNMFSHNTVSGQGYIAIAAMIFGKWNPLGAFGAAVFFGFSQAIRNYVQLFAWSQSIPQEIIFMLPYLLTIIVLVAAVGRSRAPAALGQLYDPSKR, translated from the coding sequence GCGATTATTTTTGCGTCTCTTGGCGGAGTTTTTTCGGAAAAATCCGGTGTAACGAATCTGGGATTGGAAGGACTTATGGTATTTGGGGCGTTTGCGGCAGGTGTTGGCGGATTTTATGCCGAGCAAGCTGGACTAGGAGGCACCTCTGCGGCCTGGGTAGGTGTGCTGTCAGCTGCGGTGTTCGGTATTCTGGTTTCGCTCATTCATGCTGTTGCCTCTATTACGTTTAAAGCCGATCAGGTTATTAGCGGGATTGTCATTAACTTCTTGGCAGCGGGTAGTACCCTGTACATGGTTAAGCTGTTATTCGAGGGTGATGGTGACACCGGTCGAATTCAAGGCTTTAACGAGATATCCATCCCTTATCTTGTGGATATTCCGATTGCAGGAAAAGCATTTTTCCAAGCCTACCCAACGACATATCTAGCTATTCTATTGGTTATAATTGGCTACTTTACTTTGTATAAAACTCCGTTTGGCTTGCGTTTGCGTTCAGTAGGGGAGCATCCGGGTGCAGCCGATACCGTGGGAATCAAGGTCAATCGCCTTCGTTATATCGGTGTTATGATTAGTGGTGCGTTGGCTGGGATTGGTGGAGCAACAATCACTTTGACTACAACCAATATGTTCTCACATAATACCGTTTCGGGGCAGGGCTATATTGCTATTGCTGCTATGATTTTCGGTAAATGGAATCCGCTCGGTGCTTTTGGCGCGGCAGTGTTTTTCGGTTTTTCACAAGCCATTCGCAACTATGTGCAGCTGTTCGCATGGTCGCAAAGTATTCCCCAGGAAATTATTTTTATGTTGCCGTATCTCCTGACGATTATTGTGCTGGTGGCGGCAGTTGGACGTTCACGCGCTCCGGCTGCTTTGGGTCAACTGTATGATCCAAGCAAGCGTTAA
- a CDS encoding GNAT family N-acetyltransferase, which yields MIRKRCAQDDNMIFRLIEQELVPLSHLSAQEMDQIRKELPRRLNRGITFVACRPDNAQVVGFIHVMLHGELLYIDLIAISSAHQGKRYGKKLLEYAEQYGRLRRCKRAKVMVDEDNVRGIHFYLRHQYHMLRYVALSRCHELEKSL from the coding sequence ATGATTCGCAAACGATGCGCCCAAGATGACAACATGATATTTCGTCTAATCGAGCAAGAACTTGTCCCTCTATCGCATTTAAGTGCCCAAGAAATGGATCAAATACGTAAAGAATTACCCCGGCGCTTAAACCGGGGCATCACTTTTGTAGCTTGCAGACCGGATAATGCACAGGTTGTTGGCTTCATTCATGTTATGCTGCATGGAGAACTATTATACATTGATTTGATCGCAATTTCTTCGGCTCATCAAGGTAAAAGATACGGAAAAAAGTTGCTGGAGTATGCCGAGCAATACGGCCGACTGCGACGTTGCAAGCGGGCTAAAGTGATGGTGGACGAAGACAATGTGCGAGGGATCCATTTTTATCTACGCCATCAATACCACATGCTACGATATGTGGCTCTAAGCCGATGTCACGAACTCGAAAAGTCATTGTGA
- the ilvB gene encoding biosynthetic-type acetolactate synthase large subunit — protein sequence MSAQIPEVRSTDELRQKWMKPEVITGSEILLRSLLLEGVECVFGYPGGAVLYIYDAMYGFKDFKHVLTRHEQGAIHAADGYARASGKVGVCIATSGPGATNLVTGIATAYMDSVPLVVITGNVVSSLIGTDAFQEADITGITMPITKHSYLVRDVEDLPRIIHEAFHIANTGRKGPVLIDIPKDVSAAQTLFVPQTEPVTMRGYNPNVLPNKIQLDKLTQAIAEAERPFILAGGGVVYSGGHEALYEFVRKTEIPIATTLLGLGGFPSGHELWTGMPGMHGTYTSNQAIQQSDLLICIGARFDDRVTGKLDGFAPQAKIVHIDIDPAEIGKNVAADIPIVGDVKAVLELLNQDVKRADLADAWRAQIQQWKAAKPFSYKDSETVLKPQWVIELLDKTTKGGAIVTTDVGQHQMWAAQYYKFNQPRSWVTSGGLGTMGFGFPSAIGAQMANPDRLVISINGDGGMQMCSQELAICAINNIPVKIVIINNQVLGMVRQWQELIYNNRYSHIDLAGSPDFVKLAEAYGVKGLRATNKEEARRAWQEALDTPGPVVVEFVVSKEENVYPMVTQGSTIDQMLMGDE from the coding sequence ATGAGTGCACAAATTCCTGAAGTTAGGTCAACCGATGAATTACGTCAAAAGTGGATGAAGCCTGAGGTGATTACAGGTTCGGAAATTTTACTCCGTAGCCTTTTGCTGGAGGGAGTAGAGTGTGTCTTTGGATATCCAGGTGGTGCAGTGCTTTATATCTATGATGCCATGTACGGCTTCAAGGATTTCAAGCATGTCCTCACTCGTCATGAGCAGGGAGCTATTCATGCGGCAGATGGTTATGCACGGGCAAGCGGTAAAGTTGGTGTCTGTATCGCGACTTCCGGACCTGGAGCGACAAACCTGGTAACTGGCATAGCGACAGCTTATATGGATTCGGTGCCGTTGGTGGTCATCACGGGTAATGTTGTATCTTCCCTGATCGGTACAGATGCTTTCCAGGAAGCTGATATCACGGGAATTACAATGCCGATTACGAAACACAGCTATCTGGTGAGAGATGTAGAGGATCTGCCGCGAATCATCCATGAGGCATTTCATATTGCCAATACAGGTAGAAAAGGACCAGTACTGATTGATATTCCGAAGGATGTCTCCGCAGCCCAGACGTTGTTTGTTCCACAGACGGAACCTGTGACCATGCGGGGTTACAACCCGAATGTGTTGCCCAACAAAATTCAACTAGACAAGCTGACTCAAGCTATCGCCGAAGCAGAACGTCCATTCATTCTGGCAGGTGGAGGAGTTGTATACTCCGGTGGACATGAAGCACTTTACGAGTTTGTTCGTAAAACGGAAATTCCGATTGCAACAACATTGCTTGGTTTGGGAGGATTCCCAAGTGGACATGAACTCTGGACAGGGATGCCGGGAATGCACGGAACATACACTTCCAATCAGGCGATTCAACAGTCGGATTTGCTGATCTGTATCGGTGCCCGCTTTGATGATCGGGTGACAGGCAAGTTGGATGGATTTGCTCCTCAAGCCAAAATCGTACACATTGATATCGATCCTGCTGAAATCGGAAAAAATGTTGCCGCGGATATTCCAATCGTAGGCGACGTGAAGGCAGTATTGGAATTGCTGAATCAGGATGTGAAACGCGCGGATCTGGCAGATGCATGGAGAGCGCAAATTCAGCAATGGAAAGCTGCGAAACCTTTTTCTTATAAGGATTCTGAAACAGTGCTTAAACCACAATGGGTTATTGAATTGTTGGATAAAACGACCAAGGGCGGAGCAATCGTTACGACGGACGTAGGACAGCATCAAATGTGGGCAGCACAGTATTACAAATTTAATCAGCCACGTTCATGGGTCACCTCTGGTGGACTGGGTACGATGGGATTTGGTTTCCCTTCTGCCATCGGCGCTCAGATGGCCAATCCCGACAGATTGGTAATATCGATTAACGGAGACGGTGGCATGCAGATGTGTTCGCAGGAATTAGCCATCTGTGCAATCAATAACATTCCGGTCAAAATCGTAATCATCAACAACCAGGTACTTGGAATGGTTCGCCAATGGCAGGAATTGATCTATAACAATCGGTACAGTCACATTGACCTGGCTGGAAGCCCGGATTTTGTGAAACTGGCCGAAGCATACGGTGTCAAAGGACTGCGTGCTACGAATAAGGAAGAAGCACGTCGGGCTTGGCAGGAGGCGCTTGATACACCCGGACCGGTCGTTGTCGAGTTTGTAGTCAGCAAGGAAGAGAATGTATATCCGATGGTGACGCAAGGTTCGACAATTGATCAAATGCTGATGGGGGACGAGTAA
- the ilvN gene encoding acetolactate synthase small subunit codes for MTTKNTIAVLVNDHPGVLQRVSGLFGRRGFNIESITVGQSEEVGLSRMVIVTVGDENNLEQIEKQLYKLVDVIKVIDLSSKPMVARELAMIKVKAEPPQRPEIMGVVETFRAAVIDVGTTSLIVQVIGDTEKIDAMIELLKPYGIRELTRTGVTAMIRGNA; via the coding sequence ATGACGACAAAAAATACCATTGCTGTACTGGTAAATGATCATCCCGGCGTTTTGCAACGTGTGTCCGGACTGTTTGGTCGCCGTGGCTTCAACATTGAGAGCATAACTGTGGGTCAATCGGAAGAAGTTGGATTATCCCGTATGGTCATTGTGACTGTAGGAGATGAGAACAACCTGGAGCAGATTGAAAAGCAGCTTTACAAGCTGGTTGATGTGATCAAGGTCATCGATCTCAGTTCCAAGCCGATGGTTGCTCGGGAATTGGCAATGATTAAGGTAAAGGCTGAACCGCCTCAGCGACCAGAAATTATGGGCGTGGTAGAAACGTTCAGAGCAGCTGTAATTGATGTTGGAACGACAAGCTTGATTGTTCAGGTCATTGGCGATACTGAAAAAATCGATGCGATGATCGAGTTGTTGAAGCCTTACGGTATTCGCGAGTTGACCCGAACCGGGGTTACAGCTATGATACGTGGAAATGCATAA
- the ilvC gene encoding ketol-acid reductoisomerase: MAVTTYYEKDAELSVLKGKTVAVIGYGSQGHAQAQNLRDSGVNVVIGLREGKSADVARNDGFEVLNVADATSRADVVQILLPDETQASVYKNEIEPNLKKGAALLFSHGFNVHFGQIVAPKDSDVLLVAPKSPGHMVRRTYVEGFGVPGLIAIEQDATGQAKEIGLAYAKGIGCTRAGVIETSFREETETDLFGEQAVLCGGVSALVKAGFETLTEAGYAPEMAYFECLHELKLIVDLMYEGGLATMRDSISNTAEYGDYVTGPRVVTEDTKKAMKDVLTDIQQGKFARDFILENQSGRAFLTATRRNEANHPIEVVGGQLREMMHWIKK, from the coding sequence ATGGCAGTTACAACGTACTACGAAAAAGATGCAGAACTCAGCGTATTGAAAGGAAAAACAGTGGCCGTAATTGGTTACGGTAGCCAAGGACATGCTCAAGCACAAAACTTGCGTGACAGTGGTGTAAATGTTGTTATTGGTTTGCGTGAAGGCAAATCAGCTGATGTCGCAAGAAACGACGGTTTTGAAGTTCTGAACGTAGCTGATGCAACAAGCCGTGCAGATGTGGTTCAAATTTTGTTGCCTGATGAAACTCAAGCTTCTGTCTACAAAAACGAAATCGAACCTAACCTGAAAAAAGGCGCAGCACTTTTGTTCTCCCATGGTTTCAATGTTCATTTTGGACAAATCGTAGCTCCTAAAGATAGCGATGTATTGCTGGTTGCTCCAAAATCCCCAGGACATATGGTACGTCGTACCTATGTGGAAGGGTTTGGTGTACCGGGATTGATCGCAATTGAACAGGACGCAACAGGCCAAGCCAAAGAAATCGGTCTTGCTTACGCAAAAGGCATTGGCTGTACACGTGCAGGCGTAATTGAAACCTCCTTCCGTGAAGAAACGGAGACGGACCTGTTCGGTGAGCAGGCGGTATTGTGTGGCGGTGTGAGCGCACTCGTAAAAGCGGGCTTTGAAACATTGACTGAAGCCGGATATGCTCCTGAGATGGCATACTTCGAATGTTTGCATGAGCTTAAGCTGATCGTTGACCTGATGTATGAAGGTGGATTGGCAACAATGCGTGATTCCATCAGTAATACAGCAGAATATGGCGATTATGTAACTGGACCACGTGTGGTAACAGAAGATACGAAGAAAGCCATGAAGGATGTATTGACTGACATTCAACAAGGTAAATTTGCTCGTGACTTCATCCTTGAAAATCAATCTGGACGTGCATTCCTGACGGCTACTCGTCGTAATGAAGCTAACCATCCGATTGAAGTGGTGGGCGGACAATTGCGTGAAATGATGCATTGGATCAAAAAGTAA
- a CDS encoding 2-isopropylmalate synthase — protein MRKIYIFDTTLRDGEQSPGVNLNTREKVEIAHQLEKLGIDRMEAGFPAASPGDLAAVNAVAKAVKNSTVIGLSRAREQDIDAVREALKGAQDPCIHIFLATSPIHRQHKLRMEKAQVLETARAAIRYGLKYLPKVEFSLEDAGRTELDFVVEMVTMAVQEGASVVNIPDTVGYLTPYEYGNIFKHIKQNVVDVEKIQLSAHCHNDLGMATANTLAAILNGADQIEGTINGIGERAGNTAIEEIAMALETRQEFFQAKTSLQLSEIARTSRLVSRLTGMVVPGNKAIVGANAFAHESGIHQDGMLKEKTTYEIMTPESIGLKESKLVLGKHSGRHAFRERLVELGYELNEEDLNRAFGQFKDLADKKKEVSDDDILALLEEKLADAPEVFKLETIFVTYGNKATPSAQVRLVNDEGQVIETEAEGNGSVDAIYNAIDQASSESVVLSDYSIKSVTHGKDALGEVHVVLTQNGISVQGRGVSTDILEASARAYVDALNGLIDKRKNYSNRVDYKS, from the coding sequence TTGCGCAAAATATATATATTTGACACAACGTTGAGAGACGGAGAACAGTCACCTGGCGTGAACTTGAATACTCGTGAGAAAGTAGAGATCGCTCATCAGTTGGAAAAGCTGGGAATCGATCGTATGGAGGCTGGGTTCCCGGCTGCTTCTCCGGGTGATCTGGCGGCTGTTAATGCAGTGGCAAAAGCTGTAAAAAATTCGACCGTTATTGGCCTTTCGCGTGCAAGGGAACAAGATATTGATGCGGTTCGCGAGGCGCTTAAGGGAGCACAGGACCCGTGTATCCATATCTTTTTGGCAACCTCTCCAATTCATCGTCAGCATAAGCTACGGATGGAGAAGGCACAGGTATTGGAAACTGCCCGTGCAGCCATTCGTTATGGATTGAAGTATTTGCCAAAAGTGGAGTTTTCATTGGAGGATGCAGGACGTACGGAGCTTGATTTTGTGGTTGAAATGGTCACCATGGCTGTACAGGAAGGGGCTTCTGTCGTCAATATTCCAGACACGGTAGGTTACTTAACACCCTACGAATACGGAAATATATTCAAACATATCAAGCAAAATGTGGTTGATGTGGAGAAGATTCAGTTGAGTGCACATTGCCACAATGACTTGGGAATGGCTACTGCTAATACGCTTGCTGCGATCCTGAACGGTGCAGATCAGATCGAGGGGACTATTAACGGTATCGGTGAACGTGCTGGAAACACGGCCATTGAGGAAATCGCCATGGCACTGGAGACGAGACAGGAATTTTTCCAAGCCAAAACGTCTCTGCAATTGTCTGAAATTGCACGCACGAGCCGATTGGTTAGCCGTTTGACGGGGATGGTAGTGCCGGGCAACAAGGCGATCGTGGGTGCTAACGCTTTTGCGCACGAATCAGGTATTCACCAAGACGGCATGCTGAAGGAAAAGACGACCTATGAAATTATGACACCGGAAAGTATCGGTCTGAAAGAAAGCAAGCTGGTGCTGGGCAAGCATTCAGGGCGTCATGCTTTCCGGGAGCGTTTGGTTGAGTTGGGCTACGAATTGAACGAAGAAGATCTGAATCGCGCTTTTGGGCAGTTTAAGGATTTGGCTGATAAGAAGAAGGAAGTATCGGACGATGATATCCTGGCATTGCTGGAAGAAAAATTGGCCGATGCACCTGAAGTCTTCAAGCTGGAAACCATTTTCGTAACTTATGGGAACAAGGCTACGCCTTCCGCACAAGTGCGACTGGTTAACGATGAAGGTCAGGTGATTGAGACAGAAGCTGAAGGGAATGGTTCAGTCGATGCGATCTATAACGCGATTGATCAAGCCAGCAGCGAGAGTGTTGTACTTTCTGATTACTCCATTAAATCTGTTACCCATGGCAAGGACGCTCTAGGGGAAGTACATGTGGTGCTGACTCAGAACGGAATATCTGTACAGGGACGTGGGGTAAGCACCGATATTTTGGAAGCAAGTGCACGGGCTTATGTGGATGCACTGAACGGTTTGATCGACAAGCGTAAAAATTACAGCAATCGCGTAGACTATAAATCCTAA
- the leuB gene encoding 3-isopropylmalate dehydrogenase: MADVKKIAVIAGDGIGPEVVAEAEKILKRTEEVFGLSFETEHALFGGIAIDKKGTPLPQETLAVCQSADAVLLGAVGGPQWDNNPKELRPETGLLGIRKELGLFSNLRPAVVFDCLKDASTLKPEVLEGTDLIVVRELTGGIYFGEKYRRESAQGEEAVDTCAYNVTEVERIVRQSFEIAQKRRKKLASVDKANVLETSRLWREVVNRVAVDYPDVELEHVLVDNCAMQLLRRPSSFDVIVTENMFGDILSDEAAMLTGSIGMLSSASLGEGSFGLYEPVHGSAPDIAGQGLANPIATILSVALMFRLTFGYEKAADAIEKAVAEVLDAGHRTADIAVDKSQAISTTEMGDLIAAAIR; this comes from the coding sequence ATGGCAGACGTTAAAAAGATTGCAGTAATAGCGGGAGACGGAATCGGACCTGAAGTGGTCGCAGAGGCAGAGAAAATTTTGAAACGTACGGAAGAAGTGTTTGGCCTCTCATTTGAAACAGAGCATGCGCTGTTCGGCGGGATTGCCATTGATAAGAAGGGGACTCCATTGCCGCAAGAAACACTGGCCGTATGTCAATCTGCAGATGCCGTGCTGTTGGGAGCGGTAGGTGGACCACAATGGGACAACAATCCTAAGGAGCTTCGTCCTGAAACCGGATTGCTCGGTATTCGCAAAGAGCTCGGTCTATTTTCAAATCTTCGTCCTGCTGTCGTTTTCGATTGTCTCAAGGACGCGTCTACATTGAAACCAGAGGTATTGGAAGGAACGGACTTGATCGTGGTGCGCGAACTGACGGGCGGCATTTATTTCGGTGAGAAGTACAGACGAGAGAGTGCTCAGGGGGAAGAAGCGGTCGATACTTGCGCATATAATGTAACAGAAGTAGAGCGTATTGTTCGCCAATCTTTCGAAATTGCACAAAAGCGTCGCAAAAAGCTCGCATCGGTGGATAAGGCTAATGTACTGGAAACTTCTCGTTTATGGCGTGAAGTTGTTAACCGGGTCGCTGTAGATTACCCAGATGTCGAGCTTGAGCATGTATTGGTCGATAACTGTGCCATGCAATTGCTGCGTCGTCCATCCAGTTTTGACGTCATTGTAACCGAAAATATGTTTGGTGACATTCTTAGTGACGAAGCAGCTATGCTGACTGGGTCCATCGGTATGCTCTCCTCTGCATCACTGGGAGAAGGCAGCTTCGGTCTGTACGAGCCGGTGCACGGCTCAGCACCTGATATTGCTGGTCAGGGACTGGCGAACCCCATTGCAACGATTTTGTCCGTTGCTTTGATGTTCCGCCTCACCTTCGGGTACGAGAAAGCAGCTGACGCTATCGAGAAGGCGGTAGCTGAGGTACTGGATGCAGGACACCGTACGGCAGATATCGCGGTGGATAAATCACAAGCGATCTCGACAACTGAAATGGGCGATTTGATCGCAGCAGCTATTCGCTAA
- a CDS encoding peroxiredoxin: MAERLVGRPAPDFALETVSGDGQEFGSVKLSDYRGKWLVFFFYPLDFTFVCPTEITALSDAADQFKELDTEILGISVDSVHSHKAWINTAKENNGLGKLNFPLASDITKKTASDYGVLIEEEGVALRGLFIIDPEGELKYQVVNHNDVGRSVEETLRVLQALQSGGLCPMNWKPGDKNL; this comes from the coding sequence ATGGCAGAAAGATTGGTAGGAAGACCCGCACCTGATTTTGCATTGGAAACAGTATCTGGAGACGGTCAAGAATTTGGCTCGGTGAAACTTTCCGATTACCGTGGCAAGTGGCTCGTATTTTTCTTCTATCCACTGGATTTCACTTTTGTATGCCCAACAGAAATTACAGCATTGAGCGATGCAGCTGACCAATTCAAAGAGCTGGATACTGAAATTTTGGGTATCAGTGTAGACTCCGTGCACAGCCACAAAGCATGGATCAACACAGCTAAAGAAAACAACGGTCTGGGCAAACTGAACTTCCCGTTGGCTTCTGACATCACGAAAAAAACAGCAAGCGACTATGGTGTTCTGATCGAAGAAGAAGGCGTTGCATTGCGCGGCTTGTTCATCATTGATCCAGAAGGCGAACTTAAATATCAAGTGGTTAACCACAACGATGTAGGCCGCAGTGTAGAAGAAACATTGCGTGTACTGCAAGCTTTGCAATCCGGTGGCTTGTGCCCAATGAACTGGAAACCAGGCGATAAAAATCTGTAA
- a CDS encoding ATP-binding protein: MISEFQEALLDTVGACPSTQIANNKYENVLENLDSGIMLFDSDGVLTFINVQMARLLELPRSSLAGRNLMQILHHPELSRFKKKKIMRIYKETIFHRKRYHELIDEYGRHWLITVTYGDQMDGDFLFSVKDVSDYKQIEQTAYQNDKLAMLGRISASIAHEIRNPLTAIRGFIQLLRPHLVELGRDEYARIILTEIDRANDIIYEFLNSSKPSAPQKTAVSVMGLLKEVVMLTESEALMKGCQIALDENDELMKVSIDVKQIKQVILNMIKNAMDAIESIGGEREGCIDIHTVLEGSYVHICIEDNGLGMDHNTLARLFDPFFTTKESGTGLGLAVSYRIIKNHGGFIHVDSKHGSGTQFKITLPVV; this comes from the coding sequence ATGATCAGTGAATTCCAAGAAGCCTTGCTTGATACCGTGGGAGCTTGCCCTTCCACACAGATCGCCAATAATAAGTATGAAAATGTACTGGAGAACCTGGATAGTGGTATCATGCTGTTTGACAGTGACGGGGTACTGACCTTTATTAACGTGCAAATGGCGAGATTACTGGAGCTACCACGTAGTTCGCTCGCGGGTCGCAACCTGATGCAAATTTTGCATCATCCTGAGTTAAGTCGGTTTAAGAAGAAGAAAATCATGCGGATTTATAAAGAAACTATCTTTCATAGAAAGCGCTATCATGAGTTGATTGATGAGTATGGTCGGCATTGGTTGATAACAGTGACCTACGGTGATCAGATGGATGGCGATTTTTTGTTTAGTGTAAAGGATGTGTCGGATTATAAGCAGATTGAGCAGACAGCGTATCAAAACGACAAGCTGGCAATGCTGGGACGTATTTCGGCCTCTATCGCCCATGAAATCCGTAACCCGCTTACTGCAATCCGGGGTTTTATTCAATTGCTTCGGCCGCACTTGGTGGAGTTGGGCAGGGATGAGTATGCCCGCATTATTTTAACCGAAATTGATCGTGCGAACGACATTATTTACGAGTTTTTAAATTCGTCCAAGCCTTCGGCTCCGCAAAAAACGGCAGTATCTGTGATGGGACTGTTGAAAGAAGTAGTGATGCTGACAGAAAGCGAGGCGTTGATGAAGGGCTGCCAGATCGCACTGGATGAAAATGATGAACTCATGAAGGTTTCCATTGACGTGAAGCAGATTAAGCAGGTTATCCTCAATATGATTAAAAATGCGATGGATGCCATTGAAAGCATCGGCGGGGAACGAGAGGGATGCATTGATATCCATACCGTGCTTGAGGGCTCTTATGTCCACATTTGTATTGAAGATAACGGATTAGGGATGGATCACAATACATTGGCGCGTTTATTTGATCCTTTTTTTACAACAAAAGAAAGTGGAACCGGCTTGGGATTGGCTGTGAGCTATCGTATTATCAAAAATCATGGAGGCTTCATTCATGTAGACAGTAAGCATGGAAGCGGTACACAATTTAAAATCACACTTCCTGTAGTCTAA